A stretch of Gasterosteus aculeatus chromosome 4, fGasAcu3.hap1.1, whole genome shotgun sequence DNA encodes these proteins:
- the tymp gene encoding thymidine phosphorylase, which yields MTSMPDLIRKKRDGGALTGEEIRTFIRCVTDGTIEECQTGAMLMAIWQKGMVQEEIQALTREMMSSGEVMSWPDEWAGLVVDKHSTGGVGDKVSLVLAPALAACGCKVPMISGRGLAHTGGTLDKLESIPGFQVDQPTSKILEILHSVGCCIVGQTESLVPADGVLYARRDVTSTVDSPPLIAGSIISKKGAESLNALVLDVKFGRGALCKDLDSARELAQLLVSVGKGLDMPTAAVLSRMDSVIGRFVGNSLEVMESLETLKGRGPADLMELVTTLGGVLLQMTGMASDELDGRRQIFDAVNGGAALAKFQAMMEAQGVASETTLMLCSAHADYHTVLGKSQPQMELETLADGVVVDVCGLTLAKVLNELGAGRSTADGPINHSVGAELLVSLGQRVSKGESWLRLQYESPPPSPDQISRLQSALAVEECGNYEVKALVVEVLLP from the exons ATGACGTCCATGCCAGATCTGatcaggaagaagagagacggaggagcgcTGACTGGAGAGGAGATCCGAACCTTCATCCGCTGCGTCACAGACGGAACAATCGAGGAATGTCAGACCG GGGCCATGCTGATGGCCATCTGGCAGAAGGGAATGGTCCAAGAGGAGATCCAGGCCCTGACTCGGGAGATGATGTCTTCGGGGGAAGTGATGTCATGGCCAGACGAGTGGGCGGGGCTGGTGGTTGACAAACACTCGACGGGAGGAGTTGGAGATAAAGTCAGTCTGGTGTTAGCGCCCGCGCTCGCCGCCTGTGGCTGCAAG GTGCCCATGatcagtgggcggggcttggcTCACACGGGAGGGACTCTGGATAAGCTGGAATCGATTCCAGGATTCCAAGTCGACCAGCCGACGTCTAAG ATCCTGGAGATCCTGCACTCTGTGggctgttgcattgtgggtcagACGGAGTCGTTGGTTCCTGCGGATGGAGTCCTGTATGCTCGGCGGGACGTCACCAGCACCGTGGACAGCCCGCCCCTGATTGCTG GATCCATCATCTCAAAGAAAGGAGCCGAGTCGCTCAATGCTCTGGTTCTGGATGTGAAGTTTGGACGAGGTGCTCTCTGTAAAGACCTGGACAGCGCTAGAGAACTAGCACAGTTATTA GTGAGCGTGGGGAAGGGCCTGGACATGCCTACGGCCGCCGTCCTCAGCCGGATGGACTCTGTGATTGGTCGATTTGTGGGCAACAGTCTGGAGGTGATGGAGTCCCTGGAGACGCTGAAAGGGAGAGGCCCCGCCGACCTGATGGAGCTGGTCACCACTCTGG GCGGCGTCTTGCTGCAGATGACTGGCATGGCGTCCGACGAATTGGATGGCAGAAGGCAGATTTTTGATGCTGTGAATGGTGGAGCTGCGCTCGCCAAGTTCCAGGCCATGATGGAGGCTCAGGGCGTGGCCAGTGAGACGACTCTGATGCTGTGCTCCGCCCATGCGGATTACCACACCGTCCTGGGGAAGTCCCAGCCTCAGATGGAACTGGAGACGCTAGCAGATG GTGTCGTCGTGGATGTCTGCGGTTTGACGTTGGCTAAagttcttaatgaattgggggcgGGGCGATCGACAGCAGATGGACCTATCAATCACAGCGTGGGGGCGGAGCTACTGGTGTCGCTGGGTCAGAGGGTCAGCAAAG GTGAGTCCTGGCTACGGCTCCAATACGAGTCTCCGCCTCCGAGTCCAGACCAGATCAGTCGCCTGCAGAGCGCACTGGCTGTGGAAGAATGTGGAAACTATGAAGTGAAGGCTTTGGTGGTGGAAGTGTTGCTGCCTTAA